The segment ACTGCCTCTAAGTGGAAAATAAATCTGAAATAAGAAAATTAAGGTCAACAAATGAAACTAAATAGAAATATAATGGATTTTTCTcaatttactgtaaaaacaacacgtGTCCAGAATTGTAGATTTTGTCTCTTCAATATACAGCACATCATTTCACAAGCCTAAATGTAATTGACAGCGATGCAGCAGACTGTCTGACAGCCGCTCTGCCGCTGATGCACAGAGACCGTAAGTATCTTACCATTCAACCCGTTTAGCTTTTTTAAAGCACCGTTACTCAATAGTAAAATGATCACCCATACTCATTTACCATCTCACATATTTTACTACAgcatttcaataaatattaaCATCTGACTTTAAATCTCTTCATACATAATCGGAGTGGCTTTATTTGTTAAGTGCCTTTAAAAACGTCTTTTAACCATCAACAACCTTGcacaaaaatgcacaaaaaacgtTGATATTATTATTTAGCAAATATAAGCTGTATATTACGTTTTTTTCCTCACATTTTTAAACTTCAGGGCCAAAGCAGTTCAAAGTAACATAGAAGTAGGCTTCTAGCTACGGTGTGCAAAACGAATACAACAATAGTTTAAAGCTATTTAAAAAAGGGGAGAATTCTCCATTAAAACACAACTCAAAACAGGTTGTTGAGGCTCAATCACTGTAAAATTTGTATAGATAAATATTTAGCACATATGCCAGCTTGAATTTAAAATCATCAAATTTCATAAATTCATCTAATGTTTTCTTATAACTTTGCACATGCTTTAAGGGTGCCAGTGCACAATTTACTAGTAACTAATAATAAGAATATTTCATAGTAGCAATATTGTGACGATGGCTGTACATTTGCAACAAttggaaaataaaacatttcaaattcgTTCTGGTATGCTTCACTTGCGCTGATATCCTTTCAGGCTTACGTATAAACTATTTACATCTGTTAAGTGCTCAATTTTGTTGCTTAAACTGGTCAGTGAACTGGTCAGATTTGACGCAGGTGCTTTTGAAAGGAATCcacagtagggctgtcaaacgatttatCCCGATCAATCgcacccagaataaaagtttgtttacacaaaatatatatctgtgtacggtgcatattcattttgtatttataaaaacatacacatatgtgtatacatatttacatgtatttatttatatttaccaatcatttaaattatatgtaaatgtttgttaatttttaaatgttagatATTTTTCAAGATACGcatgtatatgtttttataaatacaaaattaatatgcaaagtacacagacatatattatgtaaacacaaacttttattctagatgcgattaatcatgattaatctgCCCTAAACCCCagttttatttgcatattttaaagggaCTTAAAGAGGTCTTTGTTTTCTTGTGTCAAGTGTTTTCCTGACCTCCATGTTGTGTTACTTCAGAGGTTTGatatatctgttatatttgacataAATTATAGTTAACAactgaatgtgtaaatattacccAATCATTGGGTGAGGGAGGGACTTATGGTGGTCGTAAGCTTTTAGAACCCTGAAGTTACAAACCCGTAATACCACTCCTTGTTATTTGAACATCTAGAAACGCACTCGAATGTCTCAATTCAtgttcacaaacacaaacatgcaaagACGGTAAGAGCAATAAAAGACGGACTGCCTTCTTATGGCACAGGGGACGAACGGCATCAACAGACGGTAAGCAGCTCCTTGTTGACTCTGATGAATGACCTCTTTTAGACGTCACTCCTATTTGACTTACACATCAGAGCTGGACCAGATTCAACTGTTATACATGAGAATATCCGTGCTTTTCAACTACAATTTGACTAATATGTTAAACGTATGTGACTTCACCATCTTAGAAACAGTCAAATCATTTGTTCTAATAGTTTAGGCCACTTGAATATACAATTCATAATCTCTTAAAGGtcaagtgtgtcatttctgcacCAGCGGGACTTTCTTTTGTCCAACCAATGAGTGATAGAGGGAGTGACACCTTTGTAATTTTGTTTGGTGGCACAGAAATTACACACTAATGTACTTCTTTTTGAAgctaatattattaaaatatcgAGAGTGTAGTTGCGGTTTAAAGGCGTTTGGTTGAAGCACAACTGTCCACTGCAACAATGACAGATCGTACTCAACATTGTTTTAGACAGATCAATCGTGGTAAACCTCAGTTTGATCTCAAGCTAGATTGCAATTCACAGAAGCTCTGGAAAGGCAATCTTGATGTCTCAGATGAGAAGTATGTGGCTAGTGTGCTGCTGCTGCTATGGGGTGTCCGGTTTTAGGGTTTCTCCATACGAGGAGCCAAAGGAGCTGGAGATGCCCGTTGAGTTAAGCATAGAATTGTCCTCCACGGGAGTCAGAGTTATTTCCACTTCACCTCTGTCCCCTAATATTGTCGGTGGCGGAAGGTGCGACACGGCTTCTTGACTAGCAGGCCTTCCCTCTCTGGACAGCGGCGTTCGCTTGATGACCACGCCCCGGCTCAACTCGTAACTGGGCTGGTTGGGCCCCGGCAGTATCACGACAGATTGATGATTCTCTGGTTCAGGGGCAGGCTGACAGTGCACCACCACGCCCCTTCGCTCAGCATCCGTCACTTCCTGTACGGCAGGACGTTGACTGATCACCAGGCTTTGCTGGTCCTGGATCACAATTTCCAGTAACTGTGAAGGATGAGCGGGTGCACAGGAAGGCATGGCCTTTTGGATCACTCCTCCCGTGAGCAAAGCTGGATTAGGATTCGACGGTTGGGCTAGCTGTACATGTGGTGCTGCATCTTCCGGTCTTTGCTTCCTGGGTCGTCCTCTTTTACGTTTCGTGGGAACCGTGCCCGACCCAGGGGCTGATGCTGAGGGATCAGGGCCTCTTTTAGGAGCAGGCAGTCGAGCTCTCTGGACAGCCGGGGTTGGGGCAGCGGAGGTCGCGACTGTGACCATGAATGGGACTGTGGCGCCTGGCTGAGACGGTATGGTTGCAACAGTAATGGGCAAAGTGACCTGGACGTTGCCCGAGTCGGAGGGAGCGAGACACGTCGGCGAGGTCTTCTCAGGGACAGAGCCTCTGGGAAGGATTTGATGAAACTTTTTCATGCAGGCCTCCATACGTGCAGTTTCATCCTTGTTTGCTGGCTTATCACTGACCTGCTGTTTGCTAGCAAGAGGTTGTTCCACACCATCTTTCTCCTTTTGCtaccaaaaaacaaaacagtaccAAGTTCAATTTTACTGTATgaaataactttctttttcaaatcaaatcaaaacgCTCTGATTTTATAATACCTTATTTTCCACGCTGCCGCTTTCTTCCTCTGCTCCTGTACGAGATGTtgctggtgtctttttaatCACCTTATGAGGTTTAGAAGTTCCTCctataaaaaacaaagacagaaattTAGCTTCACTCCTCAATCTCTCTAAAAACACTTCACATTTCATCTTAGAAGTACCTGCAAGAGCTGCTGAGGTGACAAGCTCGGCTTGGCTGCAGCGTGGGTTAACAATGTGCTCTTGTACGAGGAAGCGTGCGATCTCCACCACCGTGTCAAAAGAACGCTTGAGAATCTTCTGGGCCCAGTCACAGATGAGCTCACAAGCAGCTTCAGTGACCTCTTGCTTGTAGGTCTGCACCAGTTCTGTCAGCTCAGACTGAAGGTGGCACATCACGTCATATGattcaaaaacacaaagttGACTCTAGACATTTAAATGGGGTAGGAAAAGGTTCAGATTTAAAAGCAAAATGAGAGGACAATCCTACCGGGTCATTCTTGAGGTCGAGGTTGGGCAGTAATGGCATGTTTAGCACGGTTTTTCTACGGATTCCACTATAGCAGTATGTGCGGGCAGAAACGTTAAAGGACAATACACACATAAAGGAAAATTCAATACAAAAATCAACCAACAGTATGTGCAGCGTAAAAATGATTTGGTGTGGAAAGTTACATTTAACCTGATGAATACTGATGAATCAAATTCATAGTTAATTATGACATCATGACAATTTCTTGTCTGCCCCAGAGGAATGGTATAAgacataaatgtttgtcttcCTCTTCAGATCATATGGAAACATAGGCAGAAGGATATTTGGACTGTCCTCTTCCGCCCAGTCTCCGTGCTTTAATGTTAGGGAAAATGTCGCGGATGATTTTGCCAAAGTTTGCTGGACTCAGAGGCTGATGCTGTAGGTTGTCACAGTGCTTCCTGTTTtgacataaaaacacaatattacatttttagaaCATCCAAAAGCCTAAAGGGCtgggtatacttgactttccgcgtcCGTCTTGCGCACAAACGCGTTCGcagcttcttgagcatactcaATCGCGGATAGACACATGCGCAGTACTTCACCAAGTTGACTCGGCCGATTCAACTGCTGCGTCCCAatccgcatactatccgtcctaaatagtattcgaaagtagaattagtatgtcccagattgtagtatgttgaaaatagtattccaaatattcccggatggtctattACTTCCGGTAGATattcgaagtgcagaacgaTGGACACTctgacggctgatattacccacaactcacctcgagtgggcggagtttagtgacgctccactgcattaataaaattaaataactgatgcgtcactcaattaataaatataactatagagtttacattacatatgaaacaatgaatgaataaatacttaaagatcgggtaacacacgcagtttctgccaatctcatattaatcttgagtacctatacagtagtattgcatacgtcgtatcttcgaagagtatttagtttgatcaaatttataaaagagagatacagctgtacgattatttccggaaaaacacgagatGCTGGAGGCGGGCAGGGGAGACGGAagtacagcacgagcacactatacatcagtggttctcaaactgggggcccatggccccctggggggccccaagatggatccaggggagccacagattttgtggcattttatgaaatatagaaatttatcatagattttatgcaatcaaacatcagaaaaatgacaccaccaaccaaaagaattgaggttccagcattgtgtaactgaatgtttttggtttaattaaaattctaagtttaagattatacgtctttatatggggggccgcaaagcaatgcacttaacacaaagggggccttacaacgaaaaagtttgagaaccactgctatacatcatcgcattaatcccttcgtgttttgtacatcaTGCACGTATACTCCGATTGCCAACAAGATTGccaacacagacatatgacttagtttgacttactgcgtttagttcatgtccggcatctttaaacactgggaccgctccatctatcagtttcaaacgaactacaaatccagcgttatatccaccgtttatataacatccatcaccgaAATgacgtgaacaaacaaacaaacacacaacttctcccactatcgcaagagtaacgagctgcaggtGCAGGCCCagagcgcagccaatcttgatgcagCGCAGCCAGcgctttctttcgccttgccgtgggtgtgct is part of the Triplophysa rosa linkage group LG16, Trosa_1v2, whole genome shotgun sequence genome and harbors:
- the rfx5 gene encoding DNA-binding protein RFX5; amino-acid sequence: MADDPLKSDASAGEGDTEPSMLLQKLKSNISKNVQGKVDKILEDVQRFSDNDKLYLYLQLPSGPSAGEKSGDSNSVNTADQLHTCNWIRSHLEEHPDTCLPKQDVYETYRKHCDNLQHQPLSPANFGKIIRDIFPNIKARRLGGRGQSKYCYSGIRRKTVLNMPLLPNLDLKNDPSELTELVQTYKQEVTEAACELICDWAQKILKRSFDTVVEIARFLVQEHIVNPRCSQAELVTSAALAGGTSKPHKVIKKTPATSRTGAEEESGSVENKQKEKDGVEQPLASKQQVSDKPANKDETARMEACMKKFHQILPRGSVPEKTSPTCLAPSDSGNVQVTLPITVATIPSQPGATVPFMVTVATSAAPTPAVQRARLPAPKRGPDPSASAPGSGTVPTKRKRGRPRKQRPEDAAPHVQLAQPSNPNPALLTGGVIQKAMPSCAPAHPSQLLEIVIQDQQSLVISQRPAVQEVTDAERRGVVVHCQPAPEPENHQSVVILPGPNQPSYELSRGVVIKRTPLSREGRPASQEAVSHLPPPTILGDRGEVEITLTPVEDNSMLNSTGISSSFGSSYGETLKPDTP